In Rhodamnia argentea isolate NSW1041297 chromosome 1, ASM2092103v1, whole genome shotgun sequence, the genomic window TGTTCAAAATGATCTGTCAAGTGTCTAAAAAGACTTTGTCTCACGTTAAACTCCATCATAGGATTCCGCCGACAAGGATTTGGGCAGAGGGTTCAAGAAAATTCAGGTTTGGGAATAAAACCGCTAAAACCCCGCCCCACTCTCCCCGCCGGCGACGAGCAGAACCGAGAATGGCGGACTCCGACGACGCTCCGACCTCCATGTTCTCCCAGAGCCACCGCTCCCGCCTCCCCGACGACACCGTCTTCTACTCCATCTTCCCCGACTCCgccctctcctcctctccctccccctccgACCTCCAATCCCTCCACCTCCAAATCCTCTCCTCCGTCTCCTCCTTCACCTCGTCCTACCTCTGGCAACACcagcccttctctctctccctctcctccccgTCTCCTCCGCCGTCCTGCCCCTGCTCCTccgcccccctccccctccaccTCCACGGCAGGCTCCGCTACGGCGACAACCTCGACGACGAGTGGTTCGCCGTCTTCCTCCTGTTCCACATCTCCCGCGTGTTCCCCGACCTCTCGGTCCGCGTCTGGGACACCGACGGCGAGTTCCTCCTCATCGAGGCTGCCTTCCACCTCCCCCGCTGGCTCAACCCGGAGACTAGCCTCAACCGCGTCTTCATCCGGCGCGGCGACCTCCACATCGTCCCTCGCGACAAGATCGCGTCCCCGTCGATCGTCGATGCATTGAAGTTTTTGGTCGGCAACGAGGACCAGTCGCGCGCCGGGGAGGCGGTGCAGAACGCGGTGAAGGCCCGGATTGCGGGGTACCCTGAGCAGGCGAGGAGGAATATGCACagggttagggttagggttccGGTGTCGGTCGCGCAGGTCCTGAGGCACGAGCCCTGCCTGATTTCGCTCGCTGTGGAAGGGTTTTACGACAGGGATATCGACTCTATGAAGTATGCGGCGAGGATGGAGAGATTCTTGACTaaggggaaggaggaggagcttgtGCCCGTGGTGGTCACCTTGTCAAGGGCAATGTATGCACAACTGGTACAGCAGACGTTTCAGGCCCCGAAATGTTATCCAATGCCGAGCAGGAGCGACCCCAGGGCATATATGGAAGCTGAATTGGGGATGAAGATCGCTTGTGGTTTTGAGATGATGTATCAGATGAGGCGAAGAGAGGGATTGGAAGGGAAAGGAAGCACGTGGGAGGCATATAGAGAGAGCTTGGAGAGGAGTGGATACTTGGAAGGGTTGCTTCCAGGTTCGAAGGAATATAGGAGGTTGATGGAGAAGGCAGAGGAGTATTACAAGAATAGTTCCTTGTTCTCGAAGGCTAGGTACATTTTTTTTAGTCCGGGCTCAGGATTTGTTTCCTCTTAGTATTGCAGTGCGTTCCTTGGTTGGCTTGTGGATGTTTGATCCATAAAAGTAGTACTTGATCTCTAATTATTAGTGCTTAACTGATCGGTTTTGATTCACATTCGCCATAGATAGAATGCTCTGCATTAGCCGCTAAGTTTTGAGATAGCATCGTTTGAGCTCTTTATTGTATAAAGATTAAGAGTTGATTGTTGACAGCTCAATACTGTGGGAGTCTTGTATATACTCAAGCTAGGCAGTTATGCAGCTTCTAAAGATTTTTGGTGCTTTCCAGATCTGTTTCATTCCTCAATTTCCTTGTATCGGGGGACAGAACCAGTATAATTCCATTTGATCATCAGCCTTACTCCCCTTTTGATAATTGTTTGTGAAATTCTTGATATGAAACTTTGTGGAACATAATTTCTTGGATGCCTGTAAATTATGAGGTGTCTTACCTGTCCACATAAATTATGGTTTAACTGGTTGCTTCGTTGGGCTATAATCATAAGTTTTTGCTGCAACTGATAGTGTTCTCTTGTAAAAATCTTCTAGCATGCTAAAGATGCTACATTTTCCTTTTGCAGTGAAATGATGAGCTCTCCAGTCAGATGCATAGATGAGATTCTTGCATTACCTCACTCAACGGATGATTTTAGGAACCAGGAAGTCCCTCCCTCTGATGATGACTCTTGGCTATATGCTGGTGAGGATGAATTGAACTCCGCACTTCTGGAAAGACAGAAGGAGATGGAACTTTATGATGCTATgcatgggaaaaagaagaagccaaaaGAGCCATCAGAGACTGGTCCATCGAACCACAGCAATGATGAGTGTGATCTCAGTAATATAGCCAAGACCATGGAGGCATTCGTCCATAAGGTGTCAAGCTACAAGGGAGCGGAAGTTCCTGATCAAAGGTCTGTTTGCTTAATATGGAAAATTTGGTCTTTCTTGCGTCTTTGGCATGGACATGGGTGCACTGGTGCATGTTGGTCCATAGTTACAATAACAAAGCGATGCAATTTACGTGGGTTACAGAAAGCGATAACCATTTGCTTgccttttttggtatttggcaTGTTGTTATTGGGTTTTACAATGGTTGATTCACGTGAATTTTAGCTTGGATAGCCTTGAAAGGCCAGAAATCAATAGTGTAATTGTCTTCAAGTCCTCTTGTTCGTATCTTTAATGGTGCATCTGTGGTGCTTTGATGTGCTGTGATATTTGGTATGAAATTTTTCTGTTGGTGTAAAATGGGATTTCCTTACATGCATTTGAATTTAAAATCTTAGTGCTTAGTTGTGAGATGTTTCACAACATAGCTACGGTAGATGATTCCCAAGTGATATTTTGATAAACAGTAGTGATTAGTAAAACGAAGTTTTGTGCAACATTTTGTAATCAGAAACAGCTTTGAACTTTCTTCTGTATTGCATGTCCTAGCTTGTTGGTAAAGTCACCTAATCCCATCCTTAATTTATCTTGTTTCGTCCATTTATAGGGATACGGTAGACCTCGATGTGGATCGTTTTTTTAAGGACATGGAATCTGTACTTGGGTGCCATGAAACTGAAGTTTCTTCTCCAGATGGAGATGCTGGGGAAGGGTCCTCCTCAGACATGGATTTCGGTAAGTTCTACTTTAACGGGACGTATGAGAGCATGCAGTTTTAGCCTTGTGTCCTGTTTCATTGGTATTCTTTAGTTATGATCAGACTGTATTATTTTGCAACTGTCTATTCATTTGCAAGGAGAGAGCGAAAATTAATGGAAGTAGAATTAGACTATGTTGTGGATGTTTTTGACAAAAGCTGATGGATGGTTTTGTGGGACCAAGACCGGCGACTGAATAGGCTTGTCGGATGAGGATAGGGGTTGTGATCCGATTAATTTTTTGGCACAAGAATTAATTTAGGATGCCCAACTCAGTCTGATGTGGATGTGCACTAATTTCATAATCTAAGGAACCTGTTGGGTTTAGCAAAATcccgattttttatttatattgctTCAAGTAGGAATTTAAATagtaagaaagacaaaaaaaaaaggaccgaaAAAGATGGAGAGGAACGTGTGTGACGTTTATGGAGAAAATTCTTCACTTTGTACACTTCAATGTAAATGCATGTATAGTCTAAATTGTTTTGTGGATGGGAAAAAGAACTTCATAAATGTCTAATATTTGTTGTCGATGAGTTAACCTTTTCCTGATTATTGATATGATATTATTTTGCttatcaagaaaaggaaaaaaaaaaattaatctttacATTGTGCCATTGCCATTTAGTGCTGGTTGATAAGTCAATCTTTACATTTTGTAAATACTTTGTCGAGAAGGACAATTATGCAGCATATATGTTTGCGACTgatattttcatgcattctgTGCTTTCATCAGATGAATCTGAAGACGCAACTGATGATGAAGATAAGGAGGATCCGTTCACGGATTCTTATTCGGATGCTCTAAATCAGGAATTAAAGAGCAGCACACTTACTAAAAGTTTTGTTCGTGCAAATGAGGAACCTTCAAAAACAAATCAGGTACTTTCATCTTGTCCTGTAGAAATGCAGCACGTTTCTGTCTGGCAGAACTTCTCCATAATTTAAATCAGTAGGCTGTTTCTCTGTAGATATGATAGATCACAACAGATGTGCCATGATGAGGCAATGCTTCCAAAAGTAGTTGCAATTGGGGGCCATGGAATTTGGCCATATATGGAACATAGATCTTTATCGTTCGGAAAACCTTCTCGACCTTGTTTGATTATCAAGATAATCTTTATTACTTGGCAAAAAACTATTACCTTCATCTTGGGTGCCAAGGCAACTCGTGTGTATTTTGGATGATGTGATTGGGAGTCGCAAGATTGTCTGGCTTCCATTGTCCCAAATGTCCCGTGTGTACCGGGTGCACACAGGACCCATACCGTGAGGTTCCACTCCTGAAATTTTGTTTCGTTGTGGCCTGTTGAGAACCATGTGGGTCGGTTTCCAGGAGGCAGGAGGAATATATCAGGTTGTGATGATTGGAGTGGGTTCTTGGCTACATATCAAACAGACATCCGTTTAAAGCCCTCGTGGACTTAGGTCTTAAGTTCTCACTGTCCTAGATCTTACCCTGGTGAGGCCATTGGGAGATGTCAGAGAATCATTCTCAAAGTTTGTTGTTTGTTctggttaaaaaaaagaaaaaagaaaaaaaaaaacttgttaaTCCAGCGTGCGCTCTGGAAAGCTTGGGCTGACGCAGGAATAGAGGCTCATCTGTTCTCCAGCATTGACTAGCTTGTTAGTTATGGACAGTTAGCACAGATAATTATCCGGGAGGAAAACGTAAGTACCCTGTTAAATCATTTCAGTCAGAGAATCGAGATTAAAATCCGTGAATATCCTCGATGTCTCAGTGGATATACGTAATTTCTATGTGGTATTCTGTGCTATCTTGTCTGGTCACTCTCCCCCTTTTTATTTGAAACCATTCGGATCGAACTGTCAATGACCTTGTAATCTTAACGTTTGGGATTGCTGGGGATtcattcctcattttttgtgtCCGCTTAATATGGAAGGGGAACTACTAGACTACCATTTTTAACTTTTGCTATGAATGCGCGTGCCCCTTTTCTTCTCGGACACTCTTCTGTTCGATCTGATTTTCATGTCCCCTTTGACTAAGCTGAACATCCATGGTCTTTTTCATATCAGGGAGCATCATCGAGTTCCACCCAAGTCATGGATGAGGATTTTTCTCCGGTCGACGTGGACGTGAACCTGGTGAAGAGCTTGCTCAATTCATTCTCCTCTCAGGAGGGACTTCCTGGACCCGCTTCGAATTTGCTTGGTCTCATGGGGCTCCGCCTCCCTCAGGACGGCAGCAAGGGGAAGTAGTCTCTCTAGCCTCTTTCAGTTTCATCATGATGCAGAGGTACTCACTGTAAATGTGTCGGTCTTTCGGCGCCTCCATATGTCGGAGGCTGCACATAACAATCTTAGAGGAGGGTCTGTGTTTTCCGGTTATCATGTCGAGGTCGCTTCCGGAATTGGAGGATATATTATAGACTAATATCATCCAAAGGGCATGTTGAGATAGATTGTGGCTGATGATTCTAATGAACAAGAATGGAAGAACTTCTCCAAGCAAGATCTTCCGTATTCAGGGTCCACCCGCTGGGCATCATGTGTACTCCGACCTTTTACTCCTGGCCGACTTCCAGACGAAATTACAACTATGCCCACATTCCCCTGATCCTCGTCAGGTCTCGCTATCCAATCCGAACCGTTCGCTTCGCTCATCAATCTCCCATCTGACGGTCCATATCTCCCCATCAACCCCTCCTCACCACCGCCGTCATGTTCGTTTCTTTATTTACCCTTTCCTCGTTTTACGCGAAGAAttaagaaaaggaggaaaaaatccCCGGGCGGCGGCGAGTAACCAGGCGTCCCACCACGCGCCGATGGAGGAGCAGCGGCGCGTCGGCCGCACGGCGGCGGAGCTGACGTTCTGGACGCTGTGCCCCTACTGCTACTACGCGCACGAGTACGAGAAGGCCTACGAGGAATGCTGCGTGCGGTGCGCGAACTGCAGGCGGGGCTTCCACGCGGCGGCCATCCGCGCCCCGGCGGAGCACAAGGGAGCAGGAGGGGGAGGCTATTATGACTGCCGGTTGGGGCTCTTCCCGCTGAGGTACGATTGGTGCGCGAGGGAGGATGAGGAGGTGGAGGATTACTTGGTGGAGATATCGTCGTCGGGCGACAAGCGGTGGGAGAGCCAGGCCAAGGCGGGACACGTCAATGCAGGGGCGGAAGAAGAGGGGGAGGGAATGGAGGAGGAGAGCTGCGGTGGGGAGTTGGAGTTTGAGTACGAAGGAGACGAAATTCTGGTGAGCGCTTAATGGATTATATTCTCAACCTCGTCTTTGGGTCGATGTTGATACaagtcacacacacacactctctctctctctctctcgatctctctttGGTTGCGAAAACAGGGGAAGTGTACAGCGAGGTTAAAAAAGGTTAGCTGACAATGACAttgctgatttttttgaattccatTTGCTGGTTTGCGTTGGAGAGTTGTTTATAGATTGTTGCGGCTTCTTCCTTATCTTTTCCGAAGCACCGGCAGCAGAAGTCGTGGTTCGCGTCTCTGTGACgccccctgttttttttttcctgatacGTGCCCGTCTGATTCAAATACTCTTCTTTTGAACTAATGTATCTGGGAAAAAGCCGCGACGAATGAGGATACCCATGTTACAAAGTCAAAGGTGATGCAATCTATACCACGGTTGGATGAGCAGCAAGGACCGGAACCCCCCGTGTTTCGAGAAATCTAACACCCCCCCGGGCCCTGCAGCCCCGGGCCATCACTTTCTTAGCCACCACAGAGAATTTCCGCTTCTGCTTTTACCGATTCCGCTCGAATATGTGGCGGCATTTACTTTGTGGCAGTCGACTGATTCGTCCACCCCCGCGCCCGCATCATAACACCGAGGAACAGTGCTCTGATAACTGAAGGACCAAATTGGTTGTCTTAAACATGCCAAAAATTCGTAAAGACTGGTTTCATTAGCAACATAGCCGGTCGGATAATATAAGCAAACCACTGTATACTTTGAATTACATGTAAACACGAGATGCATGTGCGGCAAACGAATCTTTCCCCCCTCCTACCGATTAACCACAATTGCCTCCACTGCATAGATGCAATTACTTCGATCAATCCTATTGATTTCACAAGGTGCTCTCTGTGACGA contains:
- the LOC115738994 gene encoding protein ecdysoneless homolog is translated as MADSDDAPTSMFSQSHRSRLPDDTVFYSIFPDSALSSSPSPSDLQSLHLQILSSVSSFTSSYLWQHQPFSLSLSSPSPPPSCPCSSAPLPLHLHGRLRYGDNLDDEWFAVFLLFHISRVFPDLSVRVWDTDGEFLLIEAAFHLPRWLNPETSLNRVFIRRGDLHIVPRDKIASPSIVDALKFLVGNEDQSRAGEAVQNAVKARIAGYPEQARRNMHRVRVRVPVSVAQVLRHEPCLISLAVEGFYDRDIDSMKYAARMERFLTKGKEEELVPVVVTLSRAMYAQLVQQTFQAPKCYPMPSRSDPRAYMEAELGMKIACGFEMMYQMRRREGLEGKGSTWEAYRESLERSGYLEGLLPGSKEYRRLMEKAEEYYKNSSLFSKASEMMSSPVRCIDEILALPHSTDDFRNQEVPPSDDDSWLYAGEDELNSALLERQKEMELYDAMHGKKKKPKEPSETGPSNHSNDECDLSNIAKTMEAFVHKVSSYKGAEVPDQRDTVDLDVDRFFKDMESVLGCHETEVSSPDGDAGEGSSSDMDFDESEDATDDEDKEDPFTDSYSDALNQELKSSTLTKSFVRANEEPSKTNQGASSSSTQVMDEDFSPVDVDVNLVKSLLNSFSSQEGLPGPASNLLGLMGLRLPQDGSKGK
- the LOC115738997 gene encoding uncharacterized protein LOC115738997 yields the protein MILMNKNGRTSPSKIFRIQGPPAGHHVYSDLLLLADFQTKLQLCPHSPDPRQVSLSNPNRSLRSSISHLTVHISPSTPPHHRRHVRFFIYPFLVLREELRKGGKNPRAPMEEQRRVGRTAAELTFWTLCPYCYYAHEYEKAYEECCVRCANCRRGFHAAAIRAPAEHKGAGGGGYYDCRLGLFPLRYDWCAREDEEVEDYLVEISSSGDKRWESQAKAGHVNAGAEEEGEGMEEESCGGELEFEYEGDEILVSA